In Dryobates pubescens isolate bDryPub1 chromosome 15, bDryPub1.pri, whole genome shotgun sequence, the following proteins share a genomic window:
- the SLC16A8 gene encoding monocarboxylate transporter 3 isoform X1, with the protein MGRRDPEEGQLPAPVKPPDGGWGWIVLFGCFVITGFSYAFPKAVSVYFKELMKDFHVGYSDTAWISSIMLAMLYGTGPVCSIMVNQFGCRPVMLIGGLLASAGMILASFTTNIIELYLTAGVLTGLGMALNFQPSLIMLGAYFDKRRPLANGLAAAGSPVFLSALSPLGQVLMEKFGWRGGFLIMGGLLLNCCTCGAVMRPLDAGMKRKMEKTQDKYEAKEMLPIGGKSEEGISTADGNKKAKKAKKKPKKGKKLLDFSIFSNRGFIIYTISKFILVLGLFVPPILLVNYAKDTGVPDTEAAFLLSIIGFIDIFARPACGMVAGLKWVRPHVSYLFSFAMLFNGMTDICSARASNYTGLVIFCVFFGISYGMVGALQFEVLMAIVGSQKFSSAIGLVLLIEAFAVLIGPPSAGRLVDALKNYEVIFYLAGSEVVLSALFLAVATYCCLNRGKKQDPPPEKNPSGGGGSDTEEAESDMQEAEEHSSDNHQLAHSTDNAMVAASEEANHVAEEQSREGGGCPEGDGEVLARDACNTDQTVERDRF; encoded by the exons ggcagctgccagctcctgtgaaGCCCCCGGAtggtggctggggctggatcgTGCTCTTTGGCTGCTTTGTGATCACTGGCTTCTCCTATGCCTTCCCAAAAGCCGTCAGTGTCTACTTCAAGGAGCTCATGAAAGATTTCCATGTGGGCTACAGTGACACAGCCTGGATCTCCTCTATCATGCTGGCCATGCTCTACGGGACAG GACCAGTATGCAGCATCATGGTGAACCAGTTTGGTTGCCGGCCTGTGATGCTCATTGGtgggctgctggcttctgctggcatGATCCTGGCATCTTTTACCACCAATATCATTGAACTTTATCTGACAGCCGGCGTACTGACAG GTTTGGGTATGGCATTGAACTTCCAGCCCTCACTGATCATGCTGGGCGCCTACTTCGACAAGCGCCGGCCCCTTGCCAacggcctggctgctgctgggagccctgtCTTCCTGTCTGCCCTCTCTCCACTGGGGCAGGTGCTGATGGAGAAGTTTGGCTGGCGTGGAGGTTTCCTTATCATGGGAGGCCTTCTGCTTAACTGCTGCACTTGTGGAGCAGTCATGAGACCCCTGGATGCAGGCATGAAGCGGAAGATGGAGAAGACTCAGGACAAATACGAAGCTAAGGAGATGCTTCCTATAGGAGGGAAATCAGAGGAGGGAATCAGTACCGCGGATGGAAACAAgaaagccaagaaagccaagaaaaagcccaagaaaggaaagaagctttTGGACTTCAGCATCTTTTCCAACCGAGGGTTTATCATTTACACCATCTCAAAGTTCATCCTGGTCTTGGGTCTCTTTGTGCCCCCCATACTGCTGGTCAACTACGCCAAGGACACAGGAGTGCCCGACACAgaggctgctttcctgctctccaTCATCGGTTTCATAGACATCTTCGCCCGCCCCGCCTGCGGCATGGTGGCAGGGCTGAAGTGGGTCCGGCCCCACGTCTCCTACCTGTTCAGCTTCGCCATGCTCTTCAATGGCATGACAGACATCTGCAGCGCCAGGGCTAGCAACTACACAGGCCTGGTCATCTTCTGCGTCTTCTTCGGCATCTCTTACGGCATGGTGGGAGCGCTGCAGTTCGAGGTGCTGATGGCCATCGTTGGCTCCCAGAAGTTCTCCAGCGCCATCGGCCTGGTCCTGCTTATCGAGGCTTTTGCTGTCCTCATCGGTCCACCCTCTGCAG GACGCTTGGTCGATGCTCTGAAGAACTATGAGGTGATCTTCTACCTGGCGGGCTCAGAGGTggtgctctctgctctcttcctggCTGTGGCCACCTATTGCTGCCTGAACCGAGGGAAGAAGCAGGACCCTCCCCCAGAGAAGAACCCCTCCGGGGGCGGTGGGAGCGACACCGAGGAAGCAGAGTCCGACATGCAGGAAGCCGAGGAGCACAGCAGTGACAACCAccagctggcacacagcactgaCAATGCCATGGTAGCTGCCAGTGAGGAAgccaaccacgtggcagaggagcagagcagggagggaggtgggtgTCCCGAGGGGGACGGGGAGGTGTTGGCTCGAGATGCCTGCAACACCGACCAGACGGTGGAGAGGGACAGGTTTTAG
- the SLC16A8 gene encoding monocarboxylate transporter 3 isoform X3, whose translation MKDFHVGYSDTAWISSIMLAMLYGTGPVCSIMVNQFGCRPVMLIGGLLASAGMILASFTTNIIELYLTAGVLTGLGMALNFQPSLIMLGAYFDKRRPLANGLAAAGSPVFLSALSPLGQVLMEKFGWRGGFLIMGGLLLNCCTCGAVMRPLDAGMKRKMEKTQDKYEAKEMLPIGGKSEEGISTADGNKKAKKAKKKPKKGKKLLDFSIFSNRGFIIYTISKFILVLGLFVPPILLVNYAKDTGVPDTEAAFLLSIIGFIDIFARPACGMVAGLKWVRPHVSYLFSFAMLFNGMTDICSARASNYTGLVIFCVFFGISYGMVGALQFEVLMAIVGSQKFSSAIGLVLLIEAFAVLIGPPSAGRLVDALKNYEVIFYLAGSEVVLSALFLAVATYCCLNRGKKQDPPPEKNPSGGGGSDTEEAESDMQEAEEHSSDNHQLAHSTDNAMVAASEEANHVAEEQSREGGGCPEGDGEVLARDACNTDQTVERDRF comes from the exons ATGAAAGATTTCCATGTGGGCTACAGTGACACAGCCTGGATCTCCTCTATCATGCTGGCCATGCTCTACGGGACAG GACCAGTATGCAGCATCATGGTGAACCAGTTTGGTTGCCGGCCTGTGATGCTCATTGGtgggctgctggcttctgctggcatGATCCTGGCATCTTTTACCACCAATATCATTGAACTTTATCTGACAGCCGGCGTACTGACAG GTTTGGGTATGGCATTGAACTTCCAGCCCTCACTGATCATGCTGGGCGCCTACTTCGACAAGCGCCGGCCCCTTGCCAacggcctggctgctgctgggagccctgtCTTCCTGTCTGCCCTCTCTCCACTGGGGCAGGTGCTGATGGAGAAGTTTGGCTGGCGTGGAGGTTTCCTTATCATGGGAGGCCTTCTGCTTAACTGCTGCACTTGTGGAGCAGTCATGAGACCCCTGGATGCAGGCATGAAGCGGAAGATGGAGAAGACTCAGGACAAATACGAAGCTAAGGAGATGCTTCCTATAGGAGGGAAATCAGAGGAGGGAATCAGTACCGCGGATGGAAACAAgaaagccaagaaagccaagaaaaagcccaagaaaggaaagaagctttTGGACTTCAGCATCTTTTCCAACCGAGGGTTTATCATTTACACCATCTCAAAGTTCATCCTGGTCTTGGGTCTCTTTGTGCCCCCCATACTGCTGGTCAACTACGCCAAGGACACAGGAGTGCCCGACACAgaggctgctttcctgctctccaTCATCGGTTTCATAGACATCTTCGCCCGCCCCGCCTGCGGCATGGTGGCAGGGCTGAAGTGGGTCCGGCCCCACGTCTCCTACCTGTTCAGCTTCGCCATGCTCTTCAATGGCATGACAGACATCTGCAGCGCCAGGGCTAGCAACTACACAGGCCTGGTCATCTTCTGCGTCTTCTTCGGCATCTCTTACGGCATGGTGGGAGCGCTGCAGTTCGAGGTGCTGATGGCCATCGTTGGCTCCCAGAAGTTCTCCAGCGCCATCGGCCTGGTCCTGCTTATCGAGGCTTTTGCTGTCCTCATCGGTCCACCCTCTGCAG GACGCTTGGTCGATGCTCTGAAGAACTATGAGGTGATCTTCTACCTGGCGGGCTCAGAGGTggtgctctctgctctcttcctggCTGTGGCCACCTATTGCTGCCTGAACCGAGGGAAGAAGCAGGACCCTCCCCCAGAGAAGAACCCCTCCGGGGGCGGTGGGAGCGACACCGAGGAAGCAGAGTCCGACATGCAGGAAGCCGAGGAGCACAGCAGTGACAACCAccagctggcacacagcactgaCAATGCCATGGTAGCTGCCAGTGAGGAAgccaaccacgtggcagaggagcagagcagggagggaggtgggtgTCCCGAGGGGGACGGGGAGGTGTTGGCTCGAGATGCCTGCAACACCGACCAGACGGTGGAGAGGGACAGGTTTTAG
- the SLC16A8 gene encoding monocarboxylate transporter 3 isoform X2, protein MGRRDPEEGQLPAPVKPPDGGWGWIVLFGCFVITGFSYAFPKAVSVYFKELMKDFHVGYSDTAWISSIMLAMLYGTGPVCSIMVNQFGCRPVMLIGGLLASAGMILASFTTNIIELYLTAGVLTGLGMALNFQPSLIMLGAYFDKRRPLANGLAAAGSPVFLSALSPLGQVLMEKFGWRGGFLIMGGLLLNCCTCGAVMRPLDAGMKRKMEKTQDKYEAKEMLPIGGKSEEGISTADGNKKAKKAKKKPKKGKKLLDFSIFSNRGFIIYTISKFILVLGLFVPPILLVNYAKDTGVPDTEAAFLLSIIGFIDIFARPACGMVAGLKWVRPHVSYLFSFAMLFNGMTDICSARASNYTGLVIFCVFFGISYGMVGALQFEVLMAIVGSQKFSSAIGLVLLIEAFAVLIGPPSAGRLVDALKNYEVIFYLAGSEVVLSALFLAVATYCCLNRGKKQDPPPEKNPSGGGGSDTEEAESDMQEAEEHSSDNHQLAHSTDNAMVAASEEANHVAEEQSREGD, encoded by the exons ggcagctgccagctcctgtgaaGCCCCCGGAtggtggctggggctggatcgTGCTCTTTGGCTGCTTTGTGATCACTGGCTTCTCCTATGCCTTCCCAAAAGCCGTCAGTGTCTACTTCAAGGAGCTCATGAAAGATTTCCATGTGGGCTACAGTGACACAGCCTGGATCTCCTCTATCATGCTGGCCATGCTCTACGGGACAG GACCAGTATGCAGCATCATGGTGAACCAGTTTGGTTGCCGGCCTGTGATGCTCATTGGtgggctgctggcttctgctggcatGATCCTGGCATCTTTTACCACCAATATCATTGAACTTTATCTGACAGCCGGCGTACTGACAG GTTTGGGTATGGCATTGAACTTCCAGCCCTCACTGATCATGCTGGGCGCCTACTTCGACAAGCGCCGGCCCCTTGCCAacggcctggctgctgctgggagccctgtCTTCCTGTCTGCCCTCTCTCCACTGGGGCAGGTGCTGATGGAGAAGTTTGGCTGGCGTGGAGGTTTCCTTATCATGGGAGGCCTTCTGCTTAACTGCTGCACTTGTGGAGCAGTCATGAGACCCCTGGATGCAGGCATGAAGCGGAAGATGGAGAAGACTCAGGACAAATACGAAGCTAAGGAGATGCTTCCTATAGGAGGGAAATCAGAGGAGGGAATCAGTACCGCGGATGGAAACAAgaaagccaagaaagccaagaaaaagcccaagaaaggaaagaagctttTGGACTTCAGCATCTTTTCCAACCGAGGGTTTATCATTTACACCATCTCAAAGTTCATCCTGGTCTTGGGTCTCTTTGTGCCCCCCATACTGCTGGTCAACTACGCCAAGGACACAGGAGTGCCCGACACAgaggctgctttcctgctctccaTCATCGGTTTCATAGACATCTTCGCCCGCCCCGCCTGCGGCATGGTGGCAGGGCTGAAGTGGGTCCGGCCCCACGTCTCCTACCTGTTCAGCTTCGCCATGCTCTTCAATGGCATGACAGACATCTGCAGCGCCAGGGCTAGCAACTACACAGGCCTGGTCATCTTCTGCGTCTTCTTCGGCATCTCTTACGGCATGGTGGGAGCGCTGCAGTTCGAGGTGCTGATGGCCATCGTTGGCTCCCAGAAGTTCTCCAGCGCCATCGGCCTGGTCCTGCTTATCGAGGCTTTTGCTGTCCTCATCGGTCCACCCTCTGCAG GACGCTTGGTCGATGCTCTGAAGAACTATGAGGTGATCTTCTACCTGGCGGGCTCAGAGGTggtgctctctgctctcttcctggCTGTGGCCACCTATTGCTGCCTGAACCGAGGGAAGAAGCAGGACCCTCCCCCAGAGAAGAACCCCTCCGGGGGCGGTGGGAGCGACACCGAGGAAGCAGAGTCCGACATGCAGGAAGCCGAGGAGCACAGCAGTGACAACCAccagctggcacacagcactgaCAATGCCATGGTAGCTGCCAGTGAGGAAgccaaccacgtggcagaggagcagagcagggagggag